The genome window TCGAGGTGCGGCACAGGATGATCACGCCGCGGTCTTGCCACGCCAGGTAGGGATCGAGCGAATCCTCGCCCATGTAGGGATTCACGGTGACGGCGTCGGCGCCATAGCGCTCGAACGCTTCGCGCGCGTATTGCGTGGCCGTCGCGCCGATGTCGCCCCGCTTCGCGTCGAGGATCAGCGGGATGTGCGGGTAATTTTCGCGCACGTAGCGGCAGATGTCTTCCAGCTGCTTTTCCGCGCCCAGCGCGCCGAAATACGCGATCTGCGGCTTGAAGGCGCAGGCCAGGTCGGCCGTGGCGTCGATGATGCGCGTGCAAAAGGTGGTGATTCCATCGGGCAGATCGCGCAGTTCGGCCGGCAGTTTCGCCAGATCTGGGTCCAGTCCCACGCACAGCAGGGAATTATTGGCCGTCCATGCGGCGGATAATTTATTGATGAAATTCACGGCACACCTTCTCTATATTCAGTTGCAAACCCCGTATTGTAACGCGGCGCGGACCTGTCAAGTCAGCCGGTGGCAGCGGCTGGCGCTTATTAAACCGACATGGCGGGCCGTTTCAGGTATATTTGCCGCATCCCTTTTACTCTGCACGGAAACCATCATGCAAATCACCAAACAATTCACCCAATGGCTGCGCCTGACGCTGAGCATCACCATCCTGGCCGGCATCCTGACGGGCTGCGGCTACAACGACTTCCAGAGCAAGGATGAAGCCACCAAGGCCGCCTGGGGCGAAGTGGTCAACCAGTACCAGCGCCGCGCCGACCTGATCCCCAACCTGGTCAATACCGTCAAGGGCTATGCCACGCACGAGCGCGAAACGCTGGAAGCGGTGACCAAGGCGCGCGCCGCCGCCACCAGTTTCCAGATCACGCCCGAAGTGCTGAACGACCCGGCCGCGTTCGAGAAATTCCAGCAAGTGCAGGGGCAGCTGTCGTCGGCCCTGTCGCGCCTGATGGTGGTGTCCGAGAAATACCCGGACTTGAAGGCCGATACCAGCTTCCGTGACTTGCAGTCGCAACTGGAAGGCACGGAAAACCGCATCACGGT of Janthinobacterium sp. PAMC25594 contains these proteins:
- the pyrF gene encoding orotidine-5'-phosphate decarboxylase, which codes for MNFINKLSAAWTANNSLLCVGLDPDLAKLPAELRDLPDGITTFCTRIIDATADLACAFKPQIAYFGALGAEKQLEDICRYVRENYPHIPLILDAKRGDIGATATQYAREAFERYGADAVTVNPYMGEDSLDPYLAWQDRGVIILCRTSNPGGSDLQFLDTDGVPLYQRVARLVAEKWNKNGQCALVVGATFPEELAQVRAIVGDMPLLVPGIGAQGGDIAATVGAGQTANGMGMMISSSRAIIYATPQAGEDFADAARRVAIETRDAINQHRAA
- a CDS encoding LemA family protein, giving the protein MQITKQFTQWLRLTLSITILAGILTGCGYNDFQSKDEATKAAWGEVVNQYQRRADLIPNLVNTVKGYATHERETLEAVTKARAAATSFQITPEVLNDPAAFEKFQQVQGQLSSALSRLMVVSEKYPDLKADTSFRDLQSQLEGTENRITVARQRYIVAVQDYNVHARSFPNNLTAMVFGYKVKPSFTVENEKAISTAPTVNFGK